The Curtobacterium herbarum genome contains the following window.
GGCGTCAAGGTCGGGTTCCACGGCACCGGGCCGGTCGTCGACCCGGACGACCGCGACCGGACGCCCGACGCGGCCGAGGTTGCGCGGCTGCAGGCGTACGTCGAGCGGTTCGTGCCGGGCGTGGACGCGTCGCAACCGACGCTGATCAGCTGCCTGTACGACAACTCCCCCGACGAGGACTTCGTGCTCGACCGGCGTGGGCCGGTGACCGTCGCGACCGGGTCGTCGGGGCACGGGTTCAAGTTCGCGCCGCTCGTCGGGGAGATGCTGGCGGACCTCGCCACGGGCGGCGAGCCGCACCCGCGCTTCGCCCTCTGACCCCGGCTCGCCAGTAGCGTGTGCGGATGCGCGTCGTCATCGCACCGGACTCGTTCAAGGGGACCGCGTCGGCGGCCGAGGTCGCCGAGGCGGTCGCGAGCGGCTGGCTCGGTGAACGGCCGGACGACGACCTCGTCCTGCTGCCGATGGCGGACGGCGGCGAGGGCACCCTCGACGCCGTGGCCGCCGCGGTACCGGGCAGCGAACGGGTCCCGGTGACCGTGACGGGACCCGACGACCGGCCCGTCGAGACCGCCTGGCTGCGGCTGCCGGACGGCCGCGCCCTGGTCGAGCTCGCGGCGACGAGTGGCCTGACGCTCCTCGACGACCTCCGCCCGGACACGGCGCACACAACCGGGTTCGGGCAGGCGATCGCCGCGGCCCTCGACGCCGGCGCGACCGGGCTGCTCCTCGGGATCGGCGGCAGCGCCTCGACCGACGGCGGCGTCGGCGCACTGCAGGCGCTGGGCCTCGCGCTCGGGACGGCGGTGCCGGCGGGCGTGACCGGCGCTGCGGTGCTCGACCACGTGCCTCCCGTCGACGCGAGCACGCTCCGGGCCCTGCCACCGCTGGAGGCCGTGGTGCTGACCGACGTCACCTCGCCGCTCCTCGGTCCGGCGGGTGCCGCCGCCGTGTTCGGACCGCAGAAGGGCGTGACGCCCGACCGTGTCCCCGTGCACGAGGATCGGCTCACCCGCTGGGCCGCGTGCTTCCCCGACGTCGACCCGACCACACCGGGCGCCGGAGCCGCGGGCGGGACGGGCTTCGGACTCCTCGCCTGGGGTGCCGTCCTGGCGAGCGGCGCCACGACCGTCGCCGACGCGATCGGGCTGCCGGACGCCGTCGCCGGGGCCGACCTGGTGGTCACCGGCGAGGGCTGCTTCGACCTGCAGAGCGCCGCCGGCAAGGCGCCGACCGTGGTCCGGGCGCTCGCCGAGGCGCGCGGGATCCCCACGGCACTGGTCGCGGGGGTGGTGGAGGCGTCGGTCGACGGGTTCGCGCTGGCGGCCTCGCTCACGGTCATCGCGACGCAGACCACGGGCGAGCCCGACGACGCCCTCCGGGACCCGCTGCGCTTCGCCCGGATCGCGGGTGCCCGGTTCGCCCGCGCGCAGGACGCCTGACCGGCGGCACACGGCGCCCCCGACCGGCAGCACGACGCGCGCCACCGGCAGCACGCGCGGCACCACCGGCAGCATGCCACGCGCCCCCGGGCAACCCGAGGGGTGCCCCATCCGTACCTGTCACCTGTCGCGCAACGGGAGCAGGATCGTGGGCGGGCCGCACCCGGCCCGACATCCCCCACCCCACGAGGAGACCCTTGCGCACCGTCAACGCGTACGCGGCACCGTCCGCGACCGAACCGCTCGTCAAGACCACCATCGAGCGCCGCGACCTCCTGCCGGGCGACGTCATGATCGACATCGCCTACGCCGGCATCTGCCACTCCGACATCCACACCGTCCGCGGCGAGTGGGGCCCCATCCAGTACCCGCAGGTCGTCGGCCACGAGATCGTCGGCCACGTCACCGAGGTCGGCTCCGACGTCACGAAGTACGCCGTCGGCGACCTGGTCGGCGTCGGCTGCATGGTCAACTCCTGTGGCGAGTGCGAGCAGTGCCTCGCCGGCCAGGAGCAGTACTGCCTGAAGGGCAACATCGGCACCTACGCCAGCGTCGACCCCGCCGACGGCACCGTCACCCAGGGTGGCTACTCGCAGGCCGTCGTCGTGGACCAGGACTTCGTCCTCCGCGTGCCCGAGTCGCTCGACATCGAGAAGGTCGCCCCGCTGCTCTGCGCCGGCATCACGCTGTACTCGCCGCTGCACCACTGGAAGGCCGGCCCCGGCATGCAGGTCGCGATCGTCGGCCT
Protein-coding sequences here:
- a CDS encoding glycerate kinase — encoded protein: MRVVIAPDSFKGTASAAEVAEAVASGWLGERPDDDLVLLPMADGGEGTLDAVAAAVPGSERVPVTVTGPDDRPVETAWLRLPDGRALVELAATSGLTLLDDLRPDTAHTTGFGQAIAAALDAGATGLLLGIGGSASTDGGVGALQALGLALGTAVPAGVTGAAVLDHVPPVDASTLRALPPLEAVVLTDVTSPLLGPAGAAAVFGPQKGVTPDRVPVHEDRLTRWAACFPDVDPTTPGAGAAGGTGFGLLAWGAVLASGATTVADAIGLPDAVAGADLVVTGEGCFDLQSAAGKAPTVVRALAEARGIPTALVAGVVEASVDGFALAASLTVIATQTTGEPDDALRDPLRFARIAGARFARAQDA
- a CDS encoding NAD(P)-dependent alcohol dehydrogenase, translating into MRTVNAYAAPSATEPLVKTTIERRDLLPGDVMIDIAYAGICHSDIHTVRGEWGPIQYPQVVGHEIVGHVTEVGSDVTKYAVGDLVGVGCMVNSCGECEQCLAGQEQYCLKGNIGTYASVDPADGTVTQGGYSQAVVVDQDFVLRVPESLDIEKVAPLLCAGITLYSPLHHWKAGPGMQVAIVGLGGLGHMGVKIAAALGAEVTVLSQTTSKQEDSLRFGATAHYATKDAETFEKLANSFDLIINTVSAKVDMGAYLNLLKVDGTMVNVGAPSEPLEVPAFALIPGRRSWAGSAIGGIQETQEMLDFCAEHGILPETELISADQVNEAYERVLASDVRYRFVIDAATLA